From Scatophagus argus isolate fScaArg1 chromosome 2, fScaArg1.pri, whole genome shotgun sequence:
tcaaattgcttgttttcttcagtctagcagtccaaaatccaaagatgaCAGTTATATTATACAGACAGTTAAGTAAATAATCACAACTGAGAGGTTACAGCTAGAGAATGTTTTGCAGCTATGCTTGAAAAATTGCCTGAATATTAAAACTTTTATTAAAGTTAATTTTGTGGCAATCAGCTAAGCAATCAGTGAACTTATTATATGCTGTTTCTCCCGTAGTGTTCTCTTTGGCTGTAATTACAATCAGTTATTTTTTCTTGACTGGTGCCATAACTAAATTAAATCATGTTTGTTGCCCCTCCAGGTGGACGCTGGGCTGACGTTCAACAAGAAAGACTTGGAGCACAGCTTCATATTTGACATCAAGACCATTGACCGTGTCTTCTACTTGGTGgctgacacagaggaggagatgaataAGTGGGTTCGCTGCATCTGCGACATCTGTGGTTTTAACCCCACTGATGACGGTGAGGATTGCCTTTTTTTCACTGAGGTAATGGCAGCTGGAATTGAGGGAAGACACCATGTCAAGTGAAGACACCATCTTTCTCACTAGAAATTATTCACTGAAATTGTACATGTCAGTATAGTTATGACTTCCATTTCACTGAAAGCTGCATTTATTACCTTTTTATTAAATTCTTATCCTGTTAGCCTTTGACTGGAGTCTGCAATTACATTGCTAATAGGGCTAAAGATGCATTATGGCCAGCAATACCATTTGGTTGTAGACTAATATGTtcttaaaatgatgaaatatcaTTAAAATGAGCTCTAGGTTGCAACCGCTATGAAGGAATAAGGGCACACACCTTTCTGTCCACTGATATCTGAAGTTAATATATTTTACACTTAGTTACTGTCCAAGTTACCAGCACTGATATTTGATTGGTCTCTGTTTTGATGCCATTATTGTACCTCTTAGatatctgtctttgtttctgtgaggGAGTTAGGTGAACCAGCTGAATGTGCCAGTAGGCCTCTATTCACCATAGTTCTCAGCTGAGGCCCAATCATCCATGTGTTGATCCATGTGTTGTGTGGAGGCTCACGTTACTCTTGTCCCCAGTACTGGATAATCAAAGCATTGTGTGCCTGTTGGTCTCACTGCCCTGCTTTCGTTCTTTCCCTGTTATCTGGTTCTCATTCTCTCGGTCACaggtttttgtttctctctgtatgtgtctgtgtttgagccCAATTTCATCTTTCATGATTTCCGCCTCAGTCTTGGTCTTTTATACTTTCACCCCATTCCTTGACTAAATCTGTAAGCATTTTACTGAGAATTTATGTAAAAGTTAGACTAActtactgtctgtctgacatATCACGCCACTGAGATTCTTGTAGGAGAGGAATGTATTTTCAAACCTGGCTTCTGAGTCACTGATTATGCTGCTTCAAGGTTGTCCTCTCCACAGTATTGTGCtttgcctcctcctctgtcacacagCTAGAGTTGCAGGGCAACCCTGATAACAACATTCACGGCACCTCTTCAACAGGATTAATGGAAATGGCTGTTAAAGCCCTgatgtacaaacaaacaataagcCTTTTCAAGATTGAAGCTGGGTCTAAAGACCACTATTATGGTACATAGCCTTCCTCACAGTTCTTATTACTAAAGATTGTCCCTGGCTCTACCTTTTGAGCTTGCTTGCACTTCCTTGCATTAAAGATCCAACTCCCACTCTTCTGTTGTGTGTGGCCACGCTAAAGTGCTTCATGACTGGACAGATATTAGTGGAGGAAACATTAGGAAGTCCGGGGGACGGAGGCTCTGAGAGACAGTGTAGGAGGTGTAGATGAGCATGAGCAGAGGGGATTTTCCCTTTTCCTGTATGAGTCCGCACATGAAGCttcaacaaacaaatgagaaaagggaagaatatggcagaggaggagattGAAGCAAATGATGCTTATTAAAGAGAGAAATTTACttttaaaagaagagaaaccGGAGACCTTGTGTGTGATAAAACCATGTCAGTTATAGAAAAAGAGTGGgaggaaaactgtgaaaatggagaaaaaagtgGAAAGATGTGGAATGAAAACAGATATATTTCACAGAGTACACTCATCAGCCATGTTGGCTGTCAGTGGAGTACAACAATCAGCTTGAGCAGAAGGGTATGAAAAGGACTCTGATATTTGAAAACTCAGTGTGACAAAGCAGAGACCTTGAGGAAATGCTGTCTGAGAAGGAGTGTGTGGGCATCGTATTCAGGCTCTCtacaaacaaattaaacttttaAGTGGTTTTCGTATGTGTATGCGTTTGTGACTGCAGCATGCCTCAGCTTGATATTAGCCATTGGTTCCAGTTTTATTTAGAGAATAGTTTTACACATATATCAGGTTCTTCCACTCAAGCTAGACGGTGTACTGTGTTTGAAAAGGTTTAATTTCCCCCAGGAAATCCACCCAAGTAGGAGGTGAAGCTGTGTGTTCCTGTGGCTCATTGGATCTATTTAGAAGGGGCACTTGGCAGCTTTGCTTTGGGACTGAGTTTAAAACAGCATAGTGCGGTGAGCTATTCCAAGGAGATATCTGAGATCTGTCCTCTGTCCAGAGACGCAAAGTTGATATGTCAGTCAAAATGCCGCTGGTGACTATAGACTATTACATCAGAAATGGGTTGCTAGGACACATCTTGAGTTGACAATGGCAAACTTACTGGCAGCTTAAGGTTTATTTTCTCCCTAATATCATCAGTCACTAACATTACCTGCACTCTATAAACTTATAGGTCCACAATACAGTTTTTGACTTCCTTGGATCACTGGTGGTTCAGTAGggtcacacactgacaaaaagtTGGAAGAGACATagtagaaatacaaaaaaacacaacatcgTGGTTATGATCCAACCTTGCATTTATAAAGGAAACAGATACAACTTATGAATCCAGTATGTTCACTCTAAGTCCATCTGAAGTGAATAAAGAAGCTGTGGCTTTTCCCTAGCTGGTGAGTATCTATCCATCTTCAAACATGTCCGACAGGTATCTAATGTGGGCTTTGTGATGCCCTGATTAACAACTGCAAAACCACTGTGCCGTGTGTAAGCATGATCAGTCAGAGTCATCTGCTGAGCCGAGTCTGACAGGTCTTGATGGCATGGAGCACACGTGGTTTGATAAACGAAAGGAGATAACACATAAACCTTCTTGAACAGGAGCCTTAACCCAGCTATCTGATTTCTCTCCTCCAGAGGCAGCAAAAGCTGCTCACCAGTCAGCCATCGGAGGCCTGGTGGTTGATACCCCCCCACATCCAGCTCTGGTTAATATTGTTGGTCCAGCAGCGGTGCTGTCCAACGTGCCCCCTCCATACCAGCCGGTCAGTGTACGACACCTGGACTCTCAGTCCAGTTCAGAAGAGCCGCAGGATTACTTGTGGCTAGTCAACTGTGAGAGCAAAAAGCCTGAACCCAACAGgtaggtttgttttttgtgtttatgagGCTCCTTACATGCTGTGCTCGAGTGCTACACTGTGACACGAGCTTCTCTTTGTACATTGCTCCGGCTGATTCCttcctttatgtttttttttgtttttgtacatttcatctgtgctgctACTCTCATCCTTCTCTTTGCTGTGTGGTGTGTAGCGCAGTGCAGCTTCACTCTCCATTGGAGGGAGACTGGGAGTATTTGCTCCTGGAGGAGTGTGAGAGCAAGACTCTTCCTCCCCAGGCTACTCTGTGAGTGGCCAGCCATGTAGCTGGAACTGCCTGCTCGTGTGCTGTGCTCGCTCAGCTGTAGAATTACATGACTTCTGTAGATGATTATTAGTGCTGGATTTGAGGTGTTGTAGATCAGAACAGGTTGAGCTGTACTTTACCTAACACTGGATTAATTTTGCCATTTCCTGCATGTTTGGAAATTACCCAGCCTAGTCCTTTACTTGACCTAAACAGAGGTGCTGAGTGCTAAGGGACGTCTCTATTTAACCTCAGGTTACTAACTATGGCTTGCAGACAGTGTTGTGAAAGCTTACCATGACGGAGTGGATTCCTTAGCTTCTCTAAATCAATTGAGAACATTTAATTCTCTGGTTCATATCTGTGTTCTCCTTATCTTCTCAGAGCCTATGCTGAGTGTTCCAAGTCTACCTCTTCAGAGACAGACCTGAATGACAACCTCCCCTCTCACCGCACACCcacgtcctcctcttcctcagctaAACACACCTCGCACAATGGCTTCTTCCCACAGTACCCGGCCCCTACCTCCGCCTCGTCCATCTATGACTCGCCTCCATCTCGCGGTGCCTCACTCTCAACTGACAGCGGCCTTTACCACCTCCCCCGCAGCTACTCCCAGGACACTGTGCTGCTCCCAAAGTCGGCCTCCTCCCCTTCGGCCCATCCGGAGAGCGGGGATGGCTCTGAGCTCTATGTTTTCAACACACCATCGCGGAAGACCTCAATGGAGACACAAATGCGCAACCTTTCCATCAGTTATGATATCCCACCTACACCTGGTGCAAACTGTACCTACCAGGTGCCCCGCACTTTGTCATCGTCGACAGCGGTAGGAGGCTCAGAGGGTGGGGGAGATGTAGTACCCCCCCCTAGGCCACCCAAGCCTTCGCTCAGTTCCACCTCAGGacccccaccaccccctgcTGAGCGCTCACCTACGGACACCTATCATGTGCCCCGCTCGGCATCAGAGACGGATGGAAACTACTGTGTGCCTACTAGTGCTGGGAATAAGGCTTTACGCAGCAACACGATTGGCACTGTGGACTGTTCACGCCTACGCAAAGGTTGGTGTCAgggagagttttgttttttctctttctcttctagTTGTTAGGAGTAGAGATTTCCTCTCTTTTGTAAGACTGCTATGAAATTAGAAAGTATTCTTTATGGTcttgaaatatttaaatctaATTATAGTGTTTAACAGGACACACACGTTCACAAAGCCCTGTTCCTTTATTAGAATTTGACCTTTATGTGCAGTGATATTTTGCGTCACTATAAGGCTTTTGCACAGCTTTTATTTGGGCATTTGTTAcccttttcactttttttccttaATGATACGAGACACCACCAGAGCTCTTGGGATGCTTTCTGCTAGCTGCAATCCCTTTCACCTTTATCTGTTCTGTTCACAGTCACAAACTGAACACAGAGCAGGCAGTTTTCGGCATGTCTTTAGGGCTTTGATAA
This genomic window contains:
- the gab1 gene encoding GRB2-associated-binding protein 1 isoform X4, with translation MSGGDVVCSGWLRKSPPEKKLRRYAWKKRWFVLRSGRLTGDPDVLEYYKNDHAKKPIRVIDLNLCEQVDAGLTFNKKDLEHSFIFDIKTIDRVFYLVADTEEEMNKWVRCICDICGFNPTDDEAAKAAHQSAIGGLVVDTPPHPALVNIVGPAAVLSNVPPPYQPVSVRHLDSQSSSEEPQDYLWLVNCESKKPEPNRAYAECSKSTSSETDLNDNLPSHRTPTSSSSSAKHTSHNGFFPQYPAPTSASSIYDSPPSRGASLSTDSGLYHLPRSYSQDTVLLPKSASSPSAHPESGDGSELYVFNTPSRKTSMETQMRNLSISYDIPPTPGANCTYQVPRTLSSSTAVGGSEGGGDVVPPPRPPKPSLSSTSGPPPPPAERSPTDTYHVPRSASETDGNYCVPTSAGNKALRSNTIGTVDCSRLRKDFGSQDCYDIPRSFPSDKSCSFEFSENFNSYFKNKGMMPVGSQSTEEVDQNYVPMSANSPSHHHSGSLSEPVHEANYVPMTPGTMEFSSLGKQVPPPAHMGFRSSPKTPPRRPMLSDCQPPPVDRNLKPDRKGKPAPLEIKPLTEWEEPCTPVRSPVTRSFAREEESFYCTVPITPIKREMEELDTIEENMKLGAPMTADGGSSPMVKPKGDKQVEYLDLDLDPGKSTPPRKMKSNGPGMAASDERVDYVVVDQQRTQALKSTREAWNDGRQSTETDTPTKGPK